In Mytilus edulis chromosome 4, xbMytEdul2.2, whole genome shotgun sequence, the following proteins share a genomic window:
- the LOC139520822 gene encoding F-box only protein 22-like gives MEECHVSEVLRLPVILYKILSFLPCKALNSCSRVCKVWSEYAATIKKKRKKIEWMSLECDEEEGLNSKTENLSAFIEQLSSEPDHVLMFCTSRLYETPVSLPSSHPTRFPRNAKCEAVEVTSFVEKLLPKICPMFALVADGVVVTDQKTNKTCEMEDRDALTLLSIPKIDGFDIYTFYVDIYMYANRMDESGSAIFEVDQVSTVPADKEVKAILFFCDEPFCPPEIGYTLLQHYKSCVIAGGYVDNFNSNRNSEASLMCIALCGPRVHAASVIIREEVNTAQEVDKIIKKLKDCNIPEENSFAFMFACIGRGKGHFKGSENVESSVFKKYFPKTPLFGFFGNGEVGFEHLNKYEENINTEKVSSEIPNKPLPKLYHAYTTIICLVSIN, from the exons ATGGAAGAGTGTCATGTCTCAGAAGTGCTACGTCTCCCAGTGattctttataaaattttaagttttcttcCTTGCAAAGCTTTAAACTCGTGTTCAAG AGTATGTAAAGTCTGGAGTGAGTATGCAGCAActattaagaaaaaaagaaagaaaatagaaTGGATGTCATTAGAATGTGATGAAGAAGAGGGTCTGAACAGTAAAACAGAAAACTTGTCTGCCTTCATTGAG CAACTATCTAGTGAACCAGatcatgttttaatgttttgtacATCCAGACTCTATGAAACTCCAGTCAGTTTACCATCATCTCATCCGACAAGGTTTCCACGCAATGCAAAGTGTGAAGCTGTCGAAGTTACCTCCTTCGTTGAAAAACTTTTACCAAAAATATGCCCAATGTTTGCATTAGTTGCAGATGGGGTTGTAG taacagaccaaaagacaaacaagacaTGTGAAATGGAAGACAGAGATGCTCTGACCCTTCTGTCAATACCAAAAATAGATGGTTTTGATATTTATACCTTTTATGTAGATATCTATATGTATGCCAACAGAATGGATGAAAGTGGCAGTGCAATATTCGAGGTTGACCAAGTCAGTACTGTGCCAGCTGACAAAGAAGTCAAGGCCATTCTTTTTTTCTGTGACGAGCCATTCTGTCCCCCTGAGATTGGCTATACCTTGTTACAGCACTATAAAAGTTGTGTGATTGCAGGAGGATATGTAGACAATTTCAATAGTAATAG GAATTCTGAAGCCTCATTAATGTGTATTGCTCTCTGTGGTCCAAGGGTGCATGCTGCTTCTGTTATAATACGGGAAGAAGTCAACACAGCTCAAGAAGTGGATAAAATCATCAAAAAACTTAAAGATTGTAACATTCCTGAAGAAAATAGTTTTGCTTTTATGTTTGCTTGTATTGGAAGAGGAAAGGGACATTTCAAAGGATCTGAAAATGTAGAGTCAAgtgtttttaagaaatatttcccTAAAACACCTTTATTTGGATTTTTCGGAAATGGAGAAGTTGgatttgaacatttaaataaatatgaaGAAAACATTAACACTGAAAAGGTATCATCAGAGATCCCTAACAAACCTCTTCCAAAACTATACCATGCATACACAACAATTATTTGCTTGGTgtcaattaattaa